GTATATTCGATGGGAGGCAAGATAGGGAAAGCTAAGCTCCAAGGTTTCCCCTTGTAAAGCATTTTGGAGACGCTCTAATAGTTCGATTGTATTTAGCTGCCGGTGTGTATCTCCTTCTCTTGAACATGAAGACGCTTGTTGTTTCCTGCCATTCCACCAGAGGGAAAGACCTTGCGTGCTCTCGGAAAGCCTATTTTTATTGTTAATCCATTCGGATTTGGACACAACCTTTTCAATATCCGCTTGTGTCCATTCTGTTTGACCAGAGCCGTCACAGTAGCGTGCCCTGAACGTCTGAGCAATGGGGGCGAGCTCTTGAAGGCCTCGGGGTCCACGCACTGATGCCTGTGGAGATATCCGGCGCTTGTTCTTCGCGTATGCTGACACTGAGTAATCCATGCTTAGCTTAAAGCGTTTTAGATAGTTCTCCAGGGTCCGGGGTGGATCGCTAATAAATACACCATCCTGGAGGCCCATTATGAGGTCTATGTTTAGCTATTCACCCTGGAGAAGCTTCTTTTGCCGCGCAGCATTGTAAAGATGATAGGTATACAAGAGTGAGTCCTATGCGTTCACGAAGGCGACACTGGCTTCTTCAAACTTGATTTTGATATGATATGTAATCAATCCACAAAAGAGAGGATACGAGCGCCAGAGTTTAAAGGGCTTTGAAAGTGGACGGTTCAGCTTTTCCTTCGCTTTTATGAGGGGATCATACCTAACCCAATAATCGATAGTCTGTTGGATATTCTTGAACAGAAGGTCATTCGACGGCGGCCATGTCTCTACGCGAAGGGACTTGTGACGTTTAAAATTGAGCTCGATTGAATTGGACACCTGACGGGCCGTGGTCTCTAAATCAGTGTATCCGCGAGTTATATCTTTCCGCAAGATATGATGAATATCGAGGTAGACCTGGGTGGCAAAAGTCAGGACAAGGGGGATTTTATTGGTCCTGAATGCTATATGTATGCCACGGGTGAGTTCGTCTTCGGCTACCATTTTTAGAACTCTCATACAGAGCAATGCGAACTCTCCGAGATGCTCTATCAGGATGATTTTGTCTTCCGTGAACTTTTCCCTGGCAGTCATTTTTGTCCAGTCGCTGGTAGAATCATATTGGCCGTAAAAGCACGGCTTGTACTGCGGGACATGTTGCGCATCTACCATCAGGACAAACGACTGGAGGAGCTGGTAGACGGGCCAGAAGATACCAAAGAAGGCTTCCCACATGCGAAAATTCATATCATCCCCAGGATGTTCCCTGAAGGCTTGGTCTTCACCTTTCTCAGAGCACAGAGCCAAATACATAGCTGTCAACATCTGCTTGGGTCCACCAAACTGATCAAAAAGGAGCTTCGCATCATCCTCAAGACGCCGGGCAAGATCCAAGGCAGTATTGGTCATCAAGGAGGCCGCCACCAAGTCATACTGGCCCTTCCGATGACCTGCCCATGTTCGGTGGATCAGTGAGCGGAACGTATGATAATCGTCGAGGAGAAGACTGAACGCGGTGAATGCTTCGTCGAGATCCTTCATTTGTTCTGCTTGATAGTTGGCTTCCGATCCCAATGACGACGTGGGCACGGCCGTTGGAAGGTCTCGCATCTGCAAGAAATCCTTTGATGGTTCTTGTACTTCCAATCCCTCAAACCTATTaatcttgatcttcttgctgTCATCATCTCCAGCGCCCAAGGACTCCCGTGGAAATTGAGGCCGTAGGGTTTCACGAACATGTTCTAGGATTCCGATAAAATACGCATGGCTGTCCTCTGCACTCTTACTTTTATGAGCAAGATAGTCGCCATGACGACGTCGTGTATGAATGGCTCGCTCCAGAGCTGTGACGAAACTGGAGGGGACATGGATTGGCGGGCGATGGTCATGGGCAATCCACTCAGCAAGACTGACAAAGTCTTTTATCGCAATCGTATATGTCGGCGTAGCTGGGCCTTTCTGGGACTTTGCCTGTTTCCTTGCTTTCCCCTTCAGCCTGCCGCTGGGTTTCTCCTTCCTGGTTTGTGTCAACTGATCCACCGCATAGCCGCACCTTTTGGCAGTAGATGCAAGCCATGATGCCACTGCATTGGTGTCTTCCTTGTACTGCAGGTAGCTACTTGTCAGGAGCTCGGACAGCATGTTAGGCCTGATTGACTGCTAGGTCACAACAAACAAAGAGTAGAGCGCGGGGTAGGAGACTTCCGTGGACCCCACGTCTTTATAAGAACTGATGGAAAGGTTGTTGTTCTGGCTTGACAATGCAGAGATACGATTCACTatagacaaagaaaatgtaGTTGGGAAACGAGTAAAATCTCTTAGGTAGGGCCTGTCCAGCTACTGACTTTGGTACTAAAGGCAGGGCTCGTACTACTTAGTAGAGTACCTAGAGTGCAAATATATCAGAAGTAGAATAAGTAGAATACTGAACACCCAAGATGTAGGGGATTGAGAATACTTGTCTTAACTGCTAAATGACTCTATGGACAACTACGCCAAGCTAGATGCACGCACTACTGATGTTTTGCACAGTATCGTTTTGCAAGACTCTGTGGCCTTTTCATGGCGTAAACCTAGCGTTACTACTTTATCGTGATTTGATTTAGGTAAGAAAGATTCTACTGTTAACTGATAtctggaaaggaaaggagagaaacaTCATTCAGCTAATAACGCCCAGTAAACTAATACTCTGGGTATGCTTATCTTCGGATTTAAGCGGGTCCGAATCCCTTAGGCATGGCAGCTAAGCCCTGGCTCATATACTAACGGCACCTCTGGGTGTGAAGCGAGTTTCAACACCCAGTTCGGACGGATCAGCTCGACTTATTATCCAATAAGTGTTGTAGCTAATATGATATTGCATTGCGTAATTTATCTCCAAATTACTCCCGTCtcatcttttccttgtctcgTATTCAAGGAGATGTCTCATTCGCTAGTAGCACAAACCGAGGGGCATGTACGCCATGAGATTTCTTAAACATGACAGAAAGTGAATTAGAAGCCATCGCTCAAGAGCCTATAAAGGACAGGGTCTTCCCGGACTCAACGATATCATCTTTGCCATCAACAACCCTCTGTGCAGcttcctactactactatactCAAATCTCTCCCTACCCAGCATTCTCGCTCTTGAATTCGCTCTCTTCAGAATGGCAAACGCAATCGAGTACGCCACTCCTATCTCCTTCACTAAGACCTGGCATACCGAGCCCTATCCGTTCATCTCCCCATCTCGACCTGAATTATCCACCGAGGGTAAGAACGTGGTCGTCCTCGGTGGCAG
The sequence above is a segment of the Aspergillus flavus chromosome 4, complete sequence genome. Coding sequences within it:
- a CDS encoding uncharacterized protein (expressed protein); translated protein: MGLQDGVFISDPPRTLENYLKRFKLSMDYSVSAYAKNKRRISPQASVRGPRGLQELAPIAQTFRARYCDGSGQTEWTQADIEKVVSKSEWINNKNRLSESTQGLSLWWNGRKQQASSCSREGDTHRQLNTIELLERLQNALQGETLELSFPYLASHRIYWLLLRIINERYRQNLQNIYRFKYIKHENQLPFVVGYIFISATETRQVGSLLKPRKSNQATSKLLADAAFVIEGYIKFYENFSCRLLETHNIVIEYKDED